Proteins from a genomic interval of Microtus ochrogaster isolate Prairie Vole_2 chromosome 24, MicOch1.0, whole genome shotgun sequence:
- the Lta4h gene encoding leukotriene A-4 hydrolase isoform X1, with the protein MPEVADTCSLASPASVCRTQHLHLRCSVDFARRALTGTAALTVQSQEDNLRSLTLDTKDLTIEKVVINGQEVKYTLGERQGYKGSPMEISLPIALSKNQEVVIEISYETSPQSSALQWLTPEQTSGKQHPYLFSQCQAIHCRAVLPCQDTPSVKLTYTAEVSVPKELVALMSAIRDGEEPDPDDPSRKIYRFNQRVPIPCYLIALVVGALESRQIGPRTLVWSEKEQVEKSAFEFSETESMLKIAEDLGGPYVWGQYDLLVLPPSFPYGGMENPCLTFVTPTLLAGDKSLSNVIAHEISHSWTGNLVTNKTWDHFWLNEGHTVYLERHICGRLFGEKFRHFHALGGWGELQNTIKTFGESHPFTKLVVDLKDVDPDVAYSSIPYEKGFALLFYLEQLLGGPEVFLGFLKAYVEKFSYKSVTTDDWKDFLYSHFKDKVDLLNQVDWNAWLYSPGLPPVKPNYDMTLTNACIALSQRWVTAKEEDLNLFSIADLKDLSSHQLNEFLAQVLQKAPLPLGHIKRMQEVYNFNAINNSEIRFRWLRLCIQSKWEEAIPLALKMATEQGRMKFTRPLFKDLAAFDKSHDQAVRTYQEHKASMHPVTAMLVGKDLKVD; encoded by the exons ATGCCCGAAGTCGCCGACACTTGCTCCTTGGCCTCTCCAGCCTCGGTCTGCCGAACCCAGCATCTCCATCTGCGCTGCAGCGTGGATTTCGCTCGCCGGGCGCTGACCGGGACCGCCGCGCTCACCGTCCAGTCTCAGGAGGATAATCTGCGCAGCCTG ACTTTGGATACAAAAGACCTGACGATAGAGAAAGTGGTCATCAATGGACAAGAAGTCAAATACACTCTCGGAGAAAGACAAGGGTACAAAGGGTCACCGATGGAAATCTCTCTGCCCATCGCCCTGAGCAA AAATCAAGAGGTTGTTATAGAAATTTCCTATGAGACTTCTCCCCAGTCCTCTGCTCTTCAGTGGCTCACTCCTGAACAGACATCTGGGAAGCAGCACCCGTACCTCTTCAGTCAGTGCCAG GCCATCCACTGCAGAGCTGTCCTCCCGTGCCAAGACACTCCTTCTGTGAAATTAACCTACACTGCAGAG GTATCCGTCCCCAAAGAACTGGTGGCTCTCATGAGCGCAATCCGTGATGGAGAGGAACCTGACCCCGACGATCCCAGCAGGAAGATATACAGATTCAACCAGAGG GTTCCCATACCGTGCTACCTGATCGCGTTAGTTGTTGGCGCTTTGGAAAGCAG GCAAATTGGTCCGAGAACTCTGGTGTGGTCCGAGAAGGAGCAGGTGGAAAAGTCTGCCTTTGAATTTTCTGAG ACCGAGTCTATGCTTAAAATTGCGGAAGATCTGGGGGGGCCCTACGTGTGGGGGCAGTACGATCTCTTGGTTCTGCCCCCGTCCTTCCCTTACGGAGGCATGGAGAACCCGTGTCTGACATTCGTCACTCCGACCCTTCTG gCAGGTGACAAGTCACTCTCCAAT GTTATTGCCCATGAAATATCTCATAGCTGGACAGGAAACCTAGTGACCAACAAAACTTGGGATCACTTttg GTTAAATGAAGGACATACCGTCTATTTAGAGCGCCACATTTGTGGGCGATTGTTTGGGGAGAAGTTCAGACATTTCCATGctctgggaggctggggagagctGCAGAATACG ATAAAAACTTTTGGGGAGTCCCACCCCTTCACCAAGCTCGTGGTTGATCTGAAGGACGTCGACCCCGATGTAGCCTATTCCTCCATCCCCTACGAGAAGGGCTTCGCCTTACTCTTCTACCTGGAGCAGCTTCTTGGTGGACCAG AGGTGTTTCTAGGATTCTTAAAGGCTTATGTTGAGAAATTTTCCTACAAGAGTGTAACCACTGACGACTGGAAGGATTTCCTGTATTCCCACTTTAAAGATAAG GTGGATCTTCTCAATCAAGTGGATTGGAATGCCTGGCTCTATTCTCCTGGCCTGCCCCCTGTCAAACCGAA TTATGATATGACTCTGACAAATGCTTGCATTGCCTTAAGTCAAAGATGGGTCACT GCCAAAGAGGAGGATCTGAACTTGTTCAGCATCGCAGACCTGAAGGATCTCTCATCCCATCAGCTGAACGAGTTCCTGGCGCAAGTGCTTCAGAAG GCACCTCTTCCATTGGGGCACATAAAGCGAATGCAAGAGGTGTACAACTTCAATGCCATTAACAATTCTGAAATTCGATTCAG ATGGTTACGGCTCTGCATTCAATCGAAATGGGAGGAAGCCATTCCTTTGGCTCTAAAAATGGCAACTGAGCAAGGAAGGATGAAGTTTACACGACCTTTATTCAA GGATCTTGCTGCCTTTGACAAATCTCACGATCAAGCTGTCCGCACCTACCAAGAGCATAAAGCCAGCATGCACCCCGTGACTGCCATGCTGGTGGGGAAAGATTTGAAAGTGGATTAA
- the Lta4h gene encoding leukotriene A-4 hydrolase isoform X2, whose translation MPEVADTCSLASPASVCRTQHLHLRCSVDFARRALTGTAALTVQSQEDNLRSLTLDTKDLTIEKVVINGQEVKYTLGERQGYKGSPMEISLPIALSKNQEVVIEISYETSPQSSALQWLTPEQTSGKQHPYLFSQCQAIHCRAVLPCQDTPSVKLTYTAEVSVPKELVALMSAIRDGEEPDPDDPSRKIYRFNQRVPIPCYLIALVVGALESRQIGPRTLVWSEKEQVEKSAFEFSETESMLKIAEDLGGPYVWGQYDLLVLPPSFPYGGMENPCLTFVTPTLLAGDKSLSNVIAHEISHSWTGNLVTNKTWDHFWLNEGHTVYLERHICGRLFGEKFRHFHALGGWGELQNTIKTFGESHPFTKLVVDLKDVDPDVAYSSIPYEKGFALLFYLEQLLGGPEVFLGFLKAYVEKFSYKSVTTDDWKDFLYSHFKDKVDLLNQVDWNAWLYSPGLPPVKPNYDMTLTNACIALSQRWVTAKEEDLNLFSIADLKDLSSHQLNEFLAQVLQKMVTALHSIEMGGSHSFGSKNGN comes from the exons ATGCCCGAAGTCGCCGACACTTGCTCCTTGGCCTCTCCAGCCTCGGTCTGCCGAACCCAGCATCTCCATCTGCGCTGCAGCGTGGATTTCGCTCGCCGGGCGCTGACCGGGACCGCCGCGCTCACCGTCCAGTCTCAGGAGGATAATCTGCGCAGCCTG ACTTTGGATACAAAAGACCTGACGATAGAGAAAGTGGTCATCAATGGACAAGAAGTCAAATACACTCTCGGAGAAAGACAAGGGTACAAAGGGTCACCGATGGAAATCTCTCTGCCCATCGCCCTGAGCAA AAATCAAGAGGTTGTTATAGAAATTTCCTATGAGACTTCTCCCCAGTCCTCTGCTCTTCAGTGGCTCACTCCTGAACAGACATCTGGGAAGCAGCACCCGTACCTCTTCAGTCAGTGCCAG GCCATCCACTGCAGAGCTGTCCTCCCGTGCCAAGACACTCCTTCTGTGAAATTAACCTACACTGCAGAG GTATCCGTCCCCAAAGAACTGGTGGCTCTCATGAGCGCAATCCGTGATGGAGAGGAACCTGACCCCGACGATCCCAGCAGGAAGATATACAGATTCAACCAGAGG GTTCCCATACCGTGCTACCTGATCGCGTTAGTTGTTGGCGCTTTGGAAAGCAG GCAAATTGGTCCGAGAACTCTGGTGTGGTCCGAGAAGGAGCAGGTGGAAAAGTCTGCCTTTGAATTTTCTGAG ACCGAGTCTATGCTTAAAATTGCGGAAGATCTGGGGGGGCCCTACGTGTGGGGGCAGTACGATCTCTTGGTTCTGCCCCCGTCCTTCCCTTACGGAGGCATGGAGAACCCGTGTCTGACATTCGTCACTCCGACCCTTCTG gCAGGTGACAAGTCACTCTCCAAT GTTATTGCCCATGAAATATCTCATAGCTGGACAGGAAACCTAGTGACCAACAAAACTTGGGATCACTTttg GTTAAATGAAGGACATACCGTCTATTTAGAGCGCCACATTTGTGGGCGATTGTTTGGGGAGAAGTTCAGACATTTCCATGctctgggaggctggggagagctGCAGAATACG ATAAAAACTTTTGGGGAGTCCCACCCCTTCACCAAGCTCGTGGTTGATCTGAAGGACGTCGACCCCGATGTAGCCTATTCCTCCATCCCCTACGAGAAGGGCTTCGCCTTACTCTTCTACCTGGAGCAGCTTCTTGGTGGACCAG AGGTGTTTCTAGGATTCTTAAAGGCTTATGTTGAGAAATTTTCCTACAAGAGTGTAACCACTGACGACTGGAAGGATTTCCTGTATTCCCACTTTAAAGATAAG GTGGATCTTCTCAATCAAGTGGATTGGAATGCCTGGCTCTATTCTCCTGGCCTGCCCCCTGTCAAACCGAA TTATGATATGACTCTGACAAATGCTTGCATTGCCTTAAGTCAAAGATGGGTCACT GCCAAAGAGGAGGATCTGAACTTGTTCAGCATCGCAGACCTGAAGGATCTCTCATCCCATCAGCTGAACGAGTTCCTGGCGCAAGTGCTTCAGAAG ATGGTTACGGCTCTGCATTCAATCGAAATGGGAGGAAGCCATTCCTTTGGCTCTAAAAATGGCAACTGA